DNA from Scheffersomyces stipitis CBS 6054 chromosome 1, whole genome shotgun sequence:
TCTTGCGTGGAATTAGTGTCAAAATTTCACTCTAGTCAATCATTTCTATACTGTCAAAtctgaatttcaatctcaatTGCAATTCTCGAATACCATTTGGTCCGCTCATttattctttctgttgGTGACTTCCACGTCATTCTCATATCTCAATTGAAAATCCTTCATCGTGTCAGTCTTAGAACGCTCAGATATGCCCAAGATCATCAGACGGGTCCTCGGTCCCTTGGCCTTGCTTTCGATGATAGTGTTCTTGCTCATAGTTTCTACACAGAGTTCAAATGACTTGTATTCCAGTAGTACCAAAATGATCGATTCCATAACCAGATTCTCTCTAATGGGAACGGTAGATCAACACCCCAAAGCTCAACAGGTCCAGATCCAAAAGCCTTCTGATCCTATGGCGGATAAACAAAATGAACTCGAACAACTGCTAGTCAATGAACAACAGGCAAAATTGGAACAGaaggaaagagaaaaaatCGAAAAGGAAAAACAGGAGGAATTGGACCCCTGTACCGTATTCAATCCTGTTAACAAAGGTTTTATCAACTTACAAAGCTTATCGTCGTTGGGCAACGAAGGAAAGCCACTTGCATGGAATACCAGAGGATGGGACAGTGGTAAAAACTATACTATTGGTATCTGCTCCAATCCTTTCAAAAAGATGCACAGCGACGAAGAGATTCAGGATATTGGCTCTGTAAATGCTACCAATATTGGTGCTTTCTATATCGACTCTAAGACTAATAAGTTTGTCTCAATGGGAGAATACTCTACGACACCTAAGTTCAGAGGACGAAAATTGACGCTAACATATGAAAACGGAGCTTATTGTGACAACTTGATTGACGGTACATCTGGCCAAAGATTGCGTAAGTCAACTATAATCACATTTACTTGTGATAGAGAGTTAATGACTAAAGCCCAGATCTCGTTTGTTGGTTCTCCAAACGATTGTAACTATCTTTTTGAAGTGAGATCACATCATGCATGTCCTACTGCGGCTAAGGAGAACAATATGGCAGCTATCTGGATCTTTTTATTCATCCTCTTGGCTGCATTGTTCGTGTACTTCTCAGGTGGGTTATTGTACAGACAGATGAAGCAAGTTAAGCAGACACCCAAGGGTCTTTGAACCATTCTAAGATCATATAGTAGAACTATCTCATCTCATTGGCATATGCATATCAATTTACTTCTCTTATTGCACATACATAAATAGCGACTATTGTACCTAATAAATTTCTTAGAATCTACACCTCGCTATCTACTTATGCAATACAATCTAGTATTACTATAATTATAGGCTATTCTCGTAAAATAGCACAACCGcatttcaatatcaactATACCAGCCTAATATTCCAATTTCCTTTAGTAGTATCAACTACTTGAGTGTCTAcagtttcaatttctctatACATGGCTTTTGATTCGTacacaaagaaaagaaaaatgtaaaactgaagaaactaAATTTACAAGTTCAGTATGCTCCGTTGGCTACAGCAGTGCTGAAATTGTCTGTTTCTGCTCTCACTTCAAGCTTAGCAACAACCTTACCGCCAGTCAAAGCCAATCTGATCAACACACCAACTTTTCCGCCCCAAACGTCTTTACcaaacaacttcaacacaTGAGAATTGGTGTCACTTGGAACATAGTCAGATCCATCTAATGGCAACAAATTCAAGCTGCTTCTCAAGCTGCTGACAGCATTCTCTAAAGAGTTGACTCCAGAGATCGTAACAACCGAGCTCTCGTGGTGTGGCAACTGATCGTAGGCTGCACTGAAATTTGAGTTGTACAAAGGTGCAAGGAAGTCTCCTGGCAATActtccaagtcttcgatGCCGAATTCTTCCGTGTATCCTTCATCGGCTTCATCGACATTGCCTTCATCGTCAATGATTTCTCTGTTTATAAAGTTTATGGTGTTGCCAAAGGCCGCAAGCaaatcttcgtcttctatACTTGGGGTACTAAACGAGATGTAAACTGTACCGGTTTGTTCTGGCTTCAATTCAGCCAATGGAATAAtgaagtcttcttcgtatAACTCGTTATCGGGAACGGCAATAACAGAAAAGTCTTGTATAAG
Protein-coding regions in this window:
- the MRL1 gene encoding Cation-independent mannose-6-phosphate receptor CI-MPR, with translation MADKQNELEQSLVNEQQAKLEQKEREKIEKEKQEELDPCTVFNPVNKGFINLQSLSSLGNEGKPLAWNTRGWDSGKNYTIGICSNPFKKMHSDEEIQDIGSVNATNIGAFYIDSKTNKFVSMGEYSTTPKFRGRKLTLTYENGAYCDNLIDGTSGQRLRKSTIITFTCDRELMTKAQISFVGSPNDCNYLFEVRSHHACPTAAKENNMAAIWIFLFILLAALFVYFSGGLLYRQMKQVKQTPKGL